Below is a genomic region from Rhodohalobacter sp. 614A.
ATGATTTGCTCCTGCACCTTATCCGGCAAAAAATCCCAAACCTTGTCTTTTGGCCAAGGGGCATTCAGCAAAAATGTAGCGCCTTCTTTGGCATATTTCAGCATATCAAACTTGTCGAGGAATGTTTGCTGATGGCATGCTACGAAATCAGCCTCTTTTATCAAGTATGTAGAGCGAATCGGGTTCTCTCCAAAGCGCAGGTGCGAGGTGGTCATTGCGCCCGATTTTTTTGAATCGTACACAAAGTACCCCTGTACGTGATAATCTGTATTCTCCCCGATAATCTTGATGGAATTTTTGTTGGCACTTACGGTTCCGTCTGATCCCAGCCCGAAAAAGACAGCTTCAAACGCTTTTCCTTCTCTCTCGGTTTTCTCACCGTTGAAAGGCAGGCTTGTATTTGTAACGTCATCATGAATACCGACCGTAAAATGATTTTTCGGTTTTCCTGATGAAAGCTCTGCATAAACGGATTTCACCATTGCGGGTGTAAACTCTTTTGATGAAAGCCCGTACCGGCCGCCGATAATTTTTGGTGTCTCTCCGAATTTCGGCTTCTCCTGATCTGTTTGCTCTCTGAATGCCGTTATAATATCCGCGTAAAGCGGCTCTCCTGTACTTCCGGGTTCCTTGGTTCGATCCAATACTGCAATCGACTTCACAGTTTCGGGTAGTGCTTCCATCAAGGCGGAAGTGTCAAACGGCCGGTAAAGGCGAACTTTCAATAAGCCAACTTTCTCTCCCTTTTTAGTCAGCGCGTCCACGGTTTCGTGGGCGGTTTCAGTGCCCGATCCCATCATGATGATGACTCTCTCTGCGTCATCTGCTCCATGATAGTCAAACAGGTGATAGGACCGGCCGGTTAGTTCGGCAAATCGGTCCATCACTTTTTGAACAATTTCGGGACAAGCCAAATAGTAGTTGTTTACGGCCTCTCTTGATTGGAAAAATACATCCGGGTTTTGAGCGGTTCCCCGGACAAATGGTGCGTCTGGCGTTAAAGCTCTGTCTCGATGCGCAATCACATATTGATCATCAATCATTGCGCGCATCTGTTCTTCGGTTACTTCAACAATTTTCTGAATTTCGTGCGAGGTCCGGAAGCCATCGAAAAAGTGGATAAACGGAATGCGTGATTCCAGGGAAGCCGCATGTGAAATCAAAGCCAGGTCCATCGCTTCCTGAACACTGTTGGATGCGATCATTCCCATGCCTGTTCCGCGAACGGCCATTACATCACTGTGATCCCCAAAAATCGACAGAGCGTGTGTTGCAACCGATCGTGCCGCTACATGAATAACCATAGGAGTTAGCTCGCCGGCAATTTTGAAAAGATTCGGCATCATAAGCAGTAGCCCCTGCGATGCCGTAAATGTTGTGGTCAATGCACCTGTTTGCAGAGCACCGTGAACAGTTCCTGCAGCGCCTCCTTCACTTTGCATTTCCACAACATCAGGCACTGTACCCCATATATTCTTTTTTCCGGCCATAGACCAGGCATCGGCCCATTCGCCCATTGGAGAAGCCGGTGTGATCGGGTAAATAGCGATCACTTCGTTGACCTTATGCGCCACTCTTGCTACGGCTTCGTTAGCATCTAATGTAGTTGTTTTGAGATGTTTCATTATCCCTCCGGCTCTCCATTTTCGGGGTTCTCTGTCTTTTAAAATAATTGATGAGAACCGCTTCCAAAACAAGGTATAATCTGAAGTCTGCCTAGGGGAATTGCTTAGTCTAAATCACCTTCTTCGGATGAGTCATTTCAAAGAGGATACGAAATACCCCGCCTCTTCTTTTCCTTTTGGATAAACGGTGACTCTGCCGGATTCCCGAACAACTTGTGCTTTTTGAAAGTCGGGCTGAATGGCAATTGCCCCTGCCTCCATCAACGCCGGAGCCAGGCTTTCTTCGTTAATTCCAACCACTGTGCACCCAGCTTCTGATGCAGCTTTCACACCACTAACAGAATCTTCAAAAACCAGTACTTTTTGCGGATTCACTTTCATTTTCTTGGCCGCAAGAAGATAGCATTCCGGATTTGGCTTTCCGTTTTTCACAAGATTAGCGGTGACCATTACCTCGAACGGAGATGGAAAACTTAATCCCTCAAGCATGATGTCAACTTTGCCGGGCAGGGCGCTCGTCACCAGGCCAATGCGAATTCCTTCATCCGAGCACTGTTTTAAAAAACACTCCACACCCGGAATCATCGGGTATTTCTCAATGGATGCATCATATTCCCCGCACTCTTTAATAATCTTCTCTCGTGTTTCTTCCGGCAAGTCTGCAAAAAGATCATTTACCGTGGGCCTTGCAGGTCGACCGTGAAATTTCTCTTTTCTTTCATTCACCGGGATTTCAATATCATACTCATCCAGTTTGTTTAACCAAAACTCCTCAACATGCTCTGCGCTGTTGATGATTACACCATCCATATCAAAAATAATAGCCTCGTACAGGCTGGTATCCTTTCTCATTCTCCGTCTGTATTTGTTTGTTAAAATCAGCAATCCGGATGAAAAATCTCATCCCGTTATTTCTCAAACAGTCTTTAAAACAACGAAACTTTCGCAAATAGTTCGGATATTCGGACGTTTCCTTTCAGCACGTCTGATACCTGAAATTACAATAATCCGGTTTCCCCCGCTTTCATGATTTCCCCTCATTTCGGTTGTTTTCCCTATAAATTTATTTTATTCATTTATTGACTCACGCGTAGTGGAAAATCAATCCGGATTGTAGGAAAAATGATTACGTCTCTGATATAAAAATCTGCACATCGCCCGGTTGCCAATACTTACAGATGGTTTTTTGTCTTTTTCGAATATTACGTTTGGTAAAACCCGAACCAGATTTTAAGACCATGTTAACTCATCATATTAATGTTCCGATTGAAGGTGGATATATTGAGTCCACGATCCATAAACCGCCAGAAGCGAAAATCATTGTTTTGATTTCATATGCACCCGGAAGCGGCCGTTTTAACGTGAGAAACAGACGGCTTGTTGAGCAACTTGACAATGCCGGTTTTGCCACACTCCTGTGTGACTGGACCCAGGTAAAAGAGATGAATGAGCATTTCGATCATTTAAAAATGGCTGAAAGTCTTGCCGTCATTGTTCGGTGGTTAAAAAATCACCGTGCCTTTAAAAACTTATCCCCAACTCTTTACGGTTCCGGCACAGGGGCTGCTTTCTCAATGATTGCCGCTTCAGAAATGGAAGATTCCATCAAAGCCGTAGTGACCCGAAACGGCAGGCTTGAAACCGCCGAGCCGTACCTGGCAAAAATAAAATCGCCAACCTTTATCACTGTTGGAGAAAAGGATTTTCACTTACTCCAATCCA
It encodes:
- a CDS encoding HAD family hydrolase, which encodes MRKDTSLYEAIIFDMDGVIINSAEHVEEFWLNKLDEYDIEIPVNERKEKFHGRPARPTVNDLFADLPEETREKIIKECGEYDASIEKYPMIPGVECFLKQCSDEGIRIGLVTSALPGKVDIMLEGLSFPSPFEVMVTANLVKNGKPNPECYLLAAKKMKVNPQKVLVFEDSVSGVKAASEAGCTVVGINEESLAPALMEAGAIAIQPDFQKAQVVRESGRVTVYPKGKEEAGYFVSSLK
- a CDS encoding alpha/beta hydrolase gives rise to the protein MLTHHINVPIEGGYIESTIHKPPEAKIIVLISYAPGSGRFNVRNRRLVEQLDNAGFATLLCDWTQVKEMNEHFDHLKMAESLAVIVRWLKNHRAFKNLSPTLYGSGTGAAFSMIAASEMEDSIKAVVTRNGRLETAEPYLAKIKSPTFITVGEKDFHLLQSNKKVYEKLDCPKRLVVLPGITPFFEEPKKMERVGKLSIEWIQKHSLSRTDSSAREDMAQRT